GCGGACGTGCTGCTCGCGGTCGCCCCGACCTACGTCGGGTTGACCGGTGCGGCCCGGCTGGTGGACCTGCCGGTGTGGCCGGTCGCCGCCGGGCCGTCCGGGGTGGACCTGGCCGACCTGCGGGCCCAGGTGCGCCGGGCGCGGGCGGCGGGGTACCGGCCGCGCGCCTGCTACCTGATGCCGGACTTCGCCAACCCGTCCGGAGTGAGCATCGACCCGGACGACCGGCGGCGGCTGCTGGCGCTGGCCGCCGAGGAGGACCTGCTGCTGCTGGAGGACAACCCGTACGGGCTGTTCCACCTCGACGACGGCCCGCGTCCACCGACCCTGAAGGCGTTGGACACCGACCGGCAGGTGGTCTACCTCGGCTCGTTCGCCAACGTGCTGCCCGGTGCGCGGGTCGGCTACGTGGTCGCCGACCAGCGGGTGGCCGGAGCGGACGGCCGGTCGGCCCGCTCGCCGACCAGCTCGCCATGATCAAGAGCATGGTCACGGTGAACACCGCACCGATCGCGCAGGCGGTGATCGGCGGCCGGCTGCTGGAGCACGGGTGCAGCCTGGTGCCCGCCAACACCCGGGAGCAGGCCGCGTACGCCCGCAATCTGCGGCACCTGGTGGCCGGGCTGGCCCGGCGGTTCCCGGGCCGGCCGGGCCGGCCGGGCCGGCCGGCGACGGTGCGGTGGACCGTACCCGCCGGGGGGCTCTTCGTGGTGGTGACCGTGCCGTTCGCGGTCGACGACGCGCTGCTGGACCGGTCGGCGCACGACTACGGGGTGCTCTGGACGCCGATGGCGCACTTCTACGACGACACCGCCCCGGTGTGCGCGCTGCGGCTGTCGGTCAGCGCGGTGACACCGGAGCAGATCGACCTGGGGCTGGACCGGCTGGCCGCCCTGATCACCGACGAGTTGGCCCGCCGGGCGCCCAGCTCGGTGTGTTGACTCACCGCGTTCACCGGATGGCAATGAGCGACGACCCGCCTGCCGCCGTCCTGGGTGGACGGTCATAATGGGCCGCATGGTTGCCTGGGAGTACGCCTTGCTCGTCCGCCGCTATCAGGGACAGGGCCGCAATTTTCACGTCTCGTTCATCTGGTACGGCCCGGACGGGTCACGCAAGGACATCACCGCCTACGGCGACACCGCCATCGCGCACCTCAACCGCGCCGGCCGGGAAGGCTGGGAGCTGGTCTCCGCCGCCGAGGACGTGAACAACGTCCAGGGCAGCACCGAGGTGCACCGCTACCACCTCAAGCGCCCCCTGGCCTGAGGCGCGTCCGCCCGCCGTGCCGGGCACCCTCAAGCGCGATACCTCTGAGTCATATCGATGACTCAGAGGTATCGCATTCGTCCGAGCGAGCGCCACCGACGGCGTTACCCACGGTGATCCCGGCGGCCCGTCGCGCCGGTGCCGGCCAGTCTGAGCGTCAGGCCAGGTCGATGGCGGGGTAGAGCGGGAACGGGGCCAGCAGGTCGGTGGCCTGGCGGGCGATCTTGTCGGCCAGGGCGGGGTCGAGGGCGTACTTGGCCTTCGAGGGGGTGCCGTCGGCGTTGGCGCCGGCCGTGGTCGCGGTGAGCACGGTGTGCATCAGCTCCGCGGTCTGGTCCATCTCGGCGGTGCCCAGCCCCCGGGTGGTCAGCGCCGGGGTGCCGATCCGGATGCCCGAGGTGTACCAGGCCCCGTTCGGGTCCTGCGGGACCGAGTTGCGGTTGGTGACGATGCCCGAATCCAGCAGAGCCTGCTCGGCCTGCCGGCCGGTGAGCCCGTAGCCGGACACGTCGATCAGCACCAGGTGGTTGTCGGTGCCGCCGGTGACGAGCTTCGCGCCCCGGCGCAGCAGCCCCTCCGCGAGGGCCCGCGAGTTGTCCACGATCCGCTGGGCGTAGTCGGCGAAGTCGGGGCGGCGGGCCTCGGCCAGCGCGACCGCCTTGGCGGCCATCACGTGCGGCAGCGGCCCACCGAGCACCATCGGGCAGCCCCGGTCCACCTGGTCGGCCAGCTCCGGCTGGCAGAGCACCATGCCGCCGCGCGGGCCGCGCAGCGACTTGTGGGTGGTGGTGGTGACGATGTGCGCGTGTGGCACCGGGTCGAAGTCGCCGGTGAAGACCTTGCCCGCCACCAGTCCGGCGAAGTGCGCCATGTCGACCATGAACGTGGCGCCGACCGAGTCGGCGATCTCCCGCAGGATCCGGAAGTTCACCTTCCGGGGGTACGCGGAGTAGCCGCCGACCAGGATCAGCGGCTTGAACTCGCGGGCCGCCTCGGCCACCCGGTCGTAGTCGATCAGACCGGTCGCCGGGTCGGTGCCGTAGCTGCGCTGGTCGAACATCTTGCCGGAGATGTTCGGCCGGAAGCCGTGGGTGAGGTGGCCGCCGGCGTCCAGCGACATGCCGAGCATCCGCTGGTTGCCCAACTCGCGGCGCAGCGCGAACCAGTCGGCCTCGGTGAGGTCGTTGACCTGCCGTACCTGCGCCTTCTTCAGCGCGGGGGACTCCACCCTGTCGGCCAGCACCGCCCAGAACGCCACCAGGTTGGCGTCGATGCCCGAGTGCGGCTGCACGTACGCGTGCGCGGCGCCGAACAGCTCACGGGCGTGCTCGGCGGCGAGCGCCTCGACGGTGTCGACGTTCTGGCAGCCGGCGTAGAAGCGACGCCCGACCGTGCCCTCGGCGTACTTGTCGCTGAACCAGTTGCCCATCGCCAGCAGGGTCGCCGGGGAGGCGTAGTTCTCGCTGGCGATGAGCTTGAGAGACTCCCGCTGATCGGTCAGCTCGGCGCCGATGGCGTCGGCCACCCGCGGCTCGACGGCCCGGATCACCTCAAGGGCACTCCGGAATGCGGTGGACTCGGCGTTGCGCGACATACGACCTCCTACAGGCGTGCGGAAGGCCCAGGCGCTCGGCAAAACGTCCTCGTGACGGGGCCGCTCCCCGATGGTTCTCCATCCCCACGCGCCAGTAACGGCCCGGGCAGATCCTACCGGGTCGGCCCGGAGCAACCCGGCCGACCTCCGCGGTCAGAATCACCTTCGCCTCAGACCGGCTCGGCATGGACCTCGTCCTCCCTGGTCGGCTCGGCGCCCTGCTGACGCAGGTGGCCGACCTCGTTGAACCCGCCCAGGATCAGCCGGCCCTGCCCGTCGTCGGACCAGTCGGTGATCGAGCAGTTGGTGATCACGCACTCCCGGGTCAGCGCCATCAGCTCCGGCTCGGTCAGCCCCTCCACCAGGTAGCGCAGCAGGAAGACCAGCGCGTCGTGGCCGAACAGCAGCACCCGCTTGCCCGCGTGGTCCCGGCGCAGGTCGCCGAGGAGCGTCCGCAGCCGCAGCGCCACATCGGTCCACGACTCTCCGCCGGGCGGCCGGTAGTAGAACTTGCCGAGCCGGACCCGCCGTTCGGCCTCGTCCGGAAACCGTCGCTGCATCCCGTGAGCGGTCAGGCCGTCGAGGATGCCCAGCTCACGGTCGCGCAGCCGTTCGTCGCGGCTCACCGGCACCTCCGTGCCGTGCAGCGCCAGCTCGGCGGTGGAGACCGCCCGCAGGTACGGCGAGACCACCGCCACGTCCGGGCGCCGGTCCGGGGGCAGCCCGGCGAGCCAGCGGCCGGTGGCCCGGGCCTGCTCCTCGCCGATGGGGGAGAGCGGCACGTCCGCGTCCCGATGGGTGAGCCCGATCAGTTCTTCGCCCGACGCCTCGGCCCGGGTCGCCGCCACGTTCGCGGTGCTCTCCCCGTGCCGGATGATCCAGAGCGTCGCCAGTTCCGCCATGTCGGCCCCCTACCCGAGCACCGCCGGGGTAACCGTGCCGGATCGTCACTGTGCCGGTCCGCCCGCCGGATCCGATCGGCGCTGACCGCTGCTCAGGTGTTGCGTCCGGTTCGGGACAGCGGCCCGACGGTTCGATGGGGAACAATGTCCGACCGGGGGCGGTCGGGCCGCCCCGGGACGAAGGGGTGGGGTCGGCGATGACGGTCGTCCGGGGTATGCGGGAAGCGCTGCTGCTGTTCGTCATCGCCGCGGTTCTGGTCGCGGTCGCGACGGCGGTCTGGGTCGCGGTCGACGGCGGCGACTTCACCGGCCGGCTGGGGATCGCGTTGATGGTGGTGGGCGCGCTGTTCGGGGTGACCGGCGACCTGACGCTGAGCCG
The nucleotide sequence above comes from Micromonospora sp. NBC_00389. Encoded proteins:
- a CDS encoding histidine phosphatase family protein encodes the protein MAELATLWIIRHGESTANVAATRAEASGEELIGLTHRDADVPLSPIGEEQARATGRWLAGLPPDRRPDVAVVSPYLRAVSTAELALHGTEVPVSRDERLRDRELGILDGLTAHGMQRRFPDEAERRVRLGKFYYRPPGGESWTDVALRLRTLLGDLRRDHAGKRVLLFGHDALVFLLRYLVEGLTEPELMALTRECVITNCSITDWSDDGQGRLILGGFNEVGHLRQQGAEPTREDEVHAEPV
- a CDS encoding glycine hydroxymethyltransferase yields the protein MSRNAESTAFRSALEVIRAVEPRVADAIGAELTDQRESLKLIASENYASPATLLAMGNWFSDKYAEGTVGRRFYAGCQNVDTVEALAAEHARELFGAAHAYVQPHSGIDANLVAFWAVLADRVESPALKKAQVRQVNDLTEADWFALRRELGNQRMLGMSLDAGGHLTHGFRPNISGKMFDQRSYGTDPATGLIDYDRVAEAAREFKPLILVGGYSAYPRKVNFRILREIADSVGATFMVDMAHFAGLVAGKVFTGDFDPVPHAHIVTTTTHKSLRGPRGGMVLCQPELADQVDRGCPMVLGGPLPHVMAAKAVALAEARRPDFADYAQRIVDNSRALAEGLLRRGAKLVTGGTDNHLVLIDVSGYGLTGRQAEQALLDSGIVTNRNSVPQDPNGAWYTSGIRIGTPALTTRGLGTAEMDQTAELMHTVLTATTAGANADGTPSKAKYALDPALADKIARQATDLLAPFPLYPAIDLA